Proteins from a genomic interval of Streptomyces sp. Tu6071:
- a CDS encoding pyridoxamine 5'-phosphate oxidase family protein: MSEPCPPHPEASQPFGAPHPSPAPHASPAPDSEAATRLARERNVWLCTSRANGTPHVTPVWFVHHLGRWWIGSDERAVKIRNIRRSPTVSLALEDGDHPLVAEGTTRVLTTPFPPEIVAAFREKYGWDVSASRPGAGARVLLEVRTVRWLLAGTAQ; encoded by the coding sequence GTGTCGGAGCCCTGCCCACCGCATCCGGAGGCATCCCAGCCCTTCGGCGCCCCGCACCCCTCGCCGGCACCGCACGCCTCCCCGGCGCCGGACTCGGAGGCCGCGACCCGGCTCGCCCGTGAACGCAACGTGTGGCTGTGCACCTCGCGCGCCAACGGCACCCCGCACGTGACTCCCGTGTGGTTCGTCCACCACCTCGGCCGCTGGTGGATCGGCAGCGACGAGCGAGCGGTCAAGATCCGCAACATACGGAGGTCGCCCACGGTGTCCCTCGCTCTGGAGGACGGCGACCACCCCCTCGTCGCCGAGGGCACGACACGCGTCCTCACGACACCGTTCCCGCCGGAGATCGTCGCGGCCTTCCGCGAGAAGTACGGATGGGACGTCTCCGCATCGCGCCCCGGCGCGGGCGCCCGCGTCCTTCTGGAGGTGCGCACTGTGCGCTGGCTCCTCGCCGGCACCGCCCAGTGA
- a CDS encoding DNA repair helicase XPB produces MSCLIVQSDKTLLLEVDHERADACRRVIAPFAELERAPEHIHTYRITPLGLWNARAAGHDAEQVVDALVEYSRYPVPHALLVDIAETMARYGRLSLHKHPTHGLVLSSTDRPVLEEVLRSKRVQPLVGQRIDADTVAVHPSERGQIKQTLLKLGWPAEDLAGYVDGEAHAIDLAEDGWSLRPYQKQAVDNFWHGGSGVVVLPCGAGKTLVGAGAMAEAKATTLILVTNTVSARQWKHELVKRTSLTEDEIGEYSGTKKEIRPVTIATYQVLTTKRKGVYPHLELFDSRDWGLIVYDEVHLLPAPVFKFTADLQARRRLGLTATLVREDGRESDVFSLIGPKRFDAPWKEIEAQGYIAPADCVEVRVNLTESERLAYATAETEEKYRFCATTPSKQRVTRELVKQHQGEQTLVIGQYIDQLDELGAELDAPVIKGETSNAQREKLFNAFREGEISVLVVSKVANFSIDLPEATVAIQVSGTFGSRQEEAQRLGRVLRPKADGHEARFYSVVARDTIDQDFAAHRQRFLAEQGYAYRIVDADELSKES; encoded by the coding sequence GTGTCCTGCCTGATCGTGCAGAGCGACAAGACTCTGCTGCTCGAAGTCGACCATGAGCGCGCGGACGCGTGCCGCCGGGTCATCGCCCCCTTCGCCGAACTCGAACGCGCCCCGGAACACATCCACACCTACCGGATCACCCCCCTCGGCCTGTGGAACGCCCGCGCCGCCGGTCACGACGCCGAACAGGTCGTGGACGCGCTCGTCGAGTACTCCCGCTACCCCGTCCCCCACGCGCTCCTCGTGGACATCGCCGAGACGATGGCCCGCTACGGCCGGCTCAGCCTCCACAAGCACCCCACCCACGGCCTGGTGCTGAGCAGCACCGACCGCCCCGTCCTCGAAGAGGTGCTGCGCTCCAAGCGGGTCCAGCCGCTGGTGGGGCAGCGCATCGACGCGGACACCGTCGCCGTGCACCCCTCCGAGCGCGGGCAGATCAAGCAGACCCTGCTGAAGCTCGGCTGGCCCGCCGAGGACCTCGCCGGTTACGTCGACGGGGAGGCACACGCCATCGACCTCGCGGAGGACGGCTGGTCCCTGCGCCCCTACCAGAAGCAGGCCGTGGACAACTTCTGGCACGGCGGCTCCGGCGTCGTCGTCCTGCCCTGCGGGGCGGGCAAGACGCTCGTCGGCGCGGGCGCGATGGCCGAGGCGAAGGCCACGACACTGATCCTCGTCACGAACACCGTGTCCGCCCGGCAGTGGAAGCACGAGCTGGTCAAGCGCACCTCGCTCACCGAGGACGAGATCGGCGAGTACAGCGGGACGAAGAAGGAGATCCGGCCCGTCACCATCGCCACGTACCAGGTGCTGACGACGAAGCGGAAGGGTGTCTACCCGCACCTCGAGCTCTTCGACTCGCGGGACTGGGGCCTCATCGTCTACGACGAGGTGCACCTGCTGCCCGCGCCCGTCTTCAAGTTCACCGCGGACCTCCAGGCCCGGCGGCGGCTCGGGCTCACGGCGACGCTGGTGCGTGAGGACGGCCGCGAGTCGGACGTCTTCTCGCTCATCGGGCCCAAGCGGTTCGACGCGCCGTGGAAGGAGATCGAGGCGCAGGGCTACATCGCCCCGGCGGACTGCGTCGAGGTACGGGTCAATCTCACCGAGTCGGAACGCCTCGCCTACGCGACGGCCGAGACCGAGGAGAAGTACCGCTTCTGTGCCACGACGCCGAGCAAGCAGCGCGTGACGCGGGAGCTGGTCAAGCAGCACCAGGGGGAGCAGACCCTGGTGATCGGCCAGTACATCGACCAGCTCGACGAGCTGGGCGCCGAGCTGGACGCCCCCGTGATCAAGGGCGAGACGAGCAACGCGCAGCGCGAGAAGCTCTTCAACGCCTTCCGCGAGGGCGAGATCTCCGTCCTCGTCGTGTCCAAGGTGGCCAACTTCTCCATCGACCTGCCCGAGGCGACGGTGGCCATCCAGGTCTCCGGCACCTTCGGCTCGCGGCAGGAGGAGGCGCAGCGGCTCGGCCGGGTGCTGCGGCCGAAGGCGGACGGGCACGAGGCGCGCTTCTACTCGGTCGTCGCGCGCGACACGATCGACCAGGACTTCGCCGCGCACCGGCAGCGCTTCCTCGCCGAACAGGGCTACGCGTACCGCATCGTGGACGCGGACGAGCTGTCGAAGGAGAGCTGA
- a CDS encoding copper homeostasis protein CutC: MTMPEGTAALLEVIALDAADARAARDGGADRLELVSDMAADGLTPTVETFREIRAAVALPLRVMLRLSDGFAAGGTSGVTALVDRATRLRAAGAREFVLGFLDPEGDPDLDTLKRLADVLDGCAWTFHRAVDRSRDREALRAQLDGLPGLDTYLTAGAAGGVDEGLTVLCEEAAREGGPGYTQRLLVGGGLRLDHLPALRAAGISAFHIGGAARPAGWDGPVDAAAVERWREALG, from the coding sequence ATGACCATGCCCGAAGGCACAGCCGCACTCCTGGAGGTGATCGCCCTGGACGCGGCGGACGCCAGAGCCGCGCGGGACGGCGGTGCCGACCGCCTGGAACTCGTCAGCGACATGGCGGCCGACGGGCTCACGCCCACCGTCGAGACCTTCCGCGAGATCCGTGCCGCCGTCGCCCTCCCGCTGCGCGTCATGCTGCGCCTGAGCGACGGCTTCGCGGCGGGCGGCACGAGCGGCGTGACCGCGCTCGTGGACCGCGCCACACGGTTGCGGGCGGCGGGCGCGCGGGAGTTCGTGCTCGGCTTCCTCGACCCCGAGGGCGACCCCGACCTCGACACGCTGAAGCGCCTCGCCGACGTCCTCGACGGCTGCGCCTGGACCTTCCACCGCGCCGTGGACCGCAGCCGCGACCGCGAGGCGCTGCGCGCCCAGCTCGACGGACTGCCCGGCCTCGACACCTACCTGACGGCCGGTGCGGCGGGCGGCGTCGACGAGGGGCTGACCGTGCTGTGCGAGGAGGCCGCGCGCGAGGGCGGCCCCGGCTACACGCAGCGCCTTCTCGTGGGCGGCGGCCTGCGCCTCGACCACCTCCCCGCCCTGCGCGCCGCCGGCATCTCCGCCTTCCACATCGGCGGCGCGGCCCGCCCCGCGGGCTGGGACGGGCCGGTCGACGCGGCTGCGGTGGAACGCTGGCGCGAGGCGCTGGGCTGA
- a CDS encoding DUF4031 domain-containing protein — MTVYIDPPNWPGHGRMWSHLVSDDSYEELHRFARALGVPRRAFDRDHYDLPAQRYADALAAGALGIGSKELVARLTAAGLRRRKTRGERGEAGRNP, encoded by the coding sequence GTGACCGTCTACATCGACCCGCCGAACTGGCCGGGGCACGGCCGCATGTGGTCGCACCTCGTCAGCGACGACTCGTACGAGGAACTGCACCGTTTCGCGCGGGCGCTCGGCGTGCCCCGCCGCGCCTTCGACCGCGACCACTACGACCTCCCGGCGCAGCGGTACGCGGACGCCCTCGCGGCGGGAGCCCTCGGGATCGGCAGCAAGGAACTCGTGGCACGCCTCACGGCGGCGGGGCTGCGCCGCCGCAAGACGCGCGGCGAACGGGGGGAGGCGGGGCGGAACCCGTAG
- a CDS encoding HelD family protein, with amino-acid sequence MPAGPPPDTGGDPLARERAHLSVSRAALRVMREETENLDIRDVTANWVNAAVLQAQIEERVKALADLADTPLFFGRLDFTRPPGLKDAEGAEGERFYIGRRHVHDADGDPLVIDWRAPVSTAYYQASRQRPMDVGRRRRFGYTGGELTAYEDEVLSGPGSEQSDPGTSKLLQREIERPRVGPMRDIVATIQPEQDGIVRSDLSGTVCVQGGPGTGKTAVGLHRVAFLLYAHRDRLARTGTLVIGPNRSFLSYIEQVLPALGEMEVRQATVADLVAVPGVEVRGEDDARAATVKGDARMAEVLRRALRAHVSMPTEGVVVVRGSRRWRLAVYEVEELVRELLDRDMRYGAAREALPQRLAHAVLVQMERAGEAPDDRVQATVARNAAVKATVNAVWPKVEPAKLVLRLLSDPEFLAEHAEGLLDAEEQTAILWPKPARSVKSAKWSAADAVLVDEARDLVERTHSLGHVVLDEAQDLSPMQYRAVGRRCSTGSATVLGDLAQGTTPWATRTWAEALRHLGKEEAHIEELTAGFRVPREVIAYASKLLPAIAPDLAEVRSVRESPGSLLVRHVAEDARDAAVLAACREALGHEGSIGLIAADARVPALAAALAEAGLAHLEPGTETTRESRLTLVPASLAKGLEYDYVVLDEPAAVVAGEADEPTGLRRLYVALTRAVSGLTVLHAEELPTALAAA; translated from the coding sequence GTGCCCGCCGGTCCCCCGCCCGATACCGGCGGCGACCCCCTTGCCCGCGAGCGCGCGCACCTCTCCGTCTCCCGGGCCGCGCTGCGCGTGATGCGCGAGGAGACGGAGAACCTCGACATCCGCGACGTGACCGCGAACTGGGTCAACGCCGCCGTGCTCCAGGCGCAGATCGAGGAGCGCGTCAAGGCGCTCGCGGACCTCGCCGACACGCCGCTCTTCTTCGGGCGGCTCGACTTCACCCGCCCCCCGGGGCTCAAGGACGCCGAGGGCGCTGAGGGCGAGCGCTTCTACATCGGGCGGCGGCACGTGCACGACGCGGACGGCGATCCGCTCGTCATCGACTGGCGCGCGCCCGTGTCGACCGCGTACTACCAGGCGTCGCGGCAGCGGCCGATGGACGTCGGGCGGCGGCGGCGCTTCGGCTACACCGGCGGCGAGCTGACCGCGTACGAGGACGAGGTGCTCTCCGGGCCCGGTTCCGAGCAGAGCGATCCGGGGACGAGCAAGCTCCTGCAACGCGAGATCGAGCGCCCGCGCGTGGGTCCGATGCGCGACATCGTCGCGACGATCCAGCCCGAGCAGGACGGCATCGTCCGTAGCGACCTCAGCGGCACCGTCTGCGTGCAGGGCGGTCCCGGCACCGGGAAGACAGCGGTCGGTCTGCACCGTGTCGCGTTCCTCCTCTACGCCCATCGCGACCGGCTCGCCCGCACCGGAACGCTCGTGATCGGCCCGAACCGGTCGTTCCTGAGCTACATCGAGCAGGTGCTGCCGGCGCTCGGCGAGATGGAGGTGCGGCAGGCGACCGTGGCCGATCTCGTCGCCGTGCCGGGAGTCGAGGTGCGAGGCGAGGACGACGCGCGGGCCGCGACCGTGAAGGGCGACGCGCGCATGGCCGAGGTGCTGCGGCGGGCGCTGCGCGCGCACGTGTCGATGCCCACGGAGGGCGTGGTCGTGGTGCGCGGCTCGCGGCGCTGGCGCCTCGCGGTGTACGAGGTGGAGGAGCTGGTGCGCGAGCTGCTCGACCGCGACATGCGGTACGGGGCGGCTCGCGAAGCGCTGCCGCAGCGCCTCGCGCACGCCGTCCTCGTCCAGATGGAGCGGGCCGGGGAGGCGCCCGACGACCGGGTGCAGGCCACCGTCGCGCGCAATGCCGCCGTCAAGGCGACGGTCAACGCCGTGTGGCCGAAAGTCGAGCCCGCGAAGCTCGTCCTGCGGCTGCTGAGCGACCCGGAGTTCCTCGCGGAGCACGCCGAAGGGCTGCTCGACGCCGAGGAGCAGACAGCGATCCTGTGGCCGAAACCGGCCCGCTCCGTGAAGAGCGCGAAGTGGTCGGCGGCCGACGCCGTCCTCGTCGACGAGGCCCGCGACCTCGTCGAGCGCACCCACTCCCTCGGCCACGTCGTGCTCGACGAGGCGCAGGACCTCTCCCCCATGCAGTACCGGGCGGTGGGCCGCAGGTGCAGCACGGGCTCGGCGACGGTCCTCGGCGACCTCGCCCAGGGCACGACGCCGTGGGCGACGCGCACCTGGGCGGAGGCGCTGCGCCACCTCGGCAAGGAGGAGGCGCACATCGAGGAGCTGACCGCCGGTTTCCGCGTGCCGCGCGAGGTCATCGCCTACGCGTCGAAGCTGCTGCCCGCGATCGCGCCCGATCTCGCCGAGGTCCGCTCGGTGCGCGAGTCGCCCGGTTCGCTCCTCGTCCGGCACGTCGCCGAGGACGCGCGCGACGCCGCCGTTCTCGCCGCCTGCCGCGAGGCGCTCGGCCACGAGGGCTCGATCGGGCTCATCGCCGCCGACGCGCGCGTCCCCGCGCTCGCGGCGGCGCTGGCCGAGGCCGGGCTCGCGCACCTGGAACCCGGCACCGAGACCACGCGCGAATCGCGCCTGACCCTCGTCCCCGCCTCGCTCGCCAAGGGCCTGGAGTACGACTACGTCGTGCTCGACGAACCGGCCGCCGTCGTCGCGGGCGAGGCCGACGAACCGACCGGGCTGCGCCGCCTGTACGTGGCACTCACCCGCGCGGTCTCGGGCCTCACCGTGCTCCACGCGGAGGAACTGCCGACGGCCCTGGCCGCGGCCTAG
- a CDS encoding helicase C-terminal domain-containing protein → MSSPAPTEDGPATRPGPRSLAEALRVRDDASLVALLRARPDLLNPVPVDLTQLATRAATRASVLRALERLDRFALQTAEALAVAPDPAPYSLLEGLLTGDEGDPVTVETLPRTLALLRERALVWGPDERLRLVRTARELLAPSAAHPSPTGLGPSLAEATAGMSPGRLQVILTEAGLGSTHDSVTAVQALTALFTDPARLGALLDEAPADAVEVLGRLVWGPPYGQVTAHPATHLRWLLDHGLLVPTAPGTVVLPREVALHLRGGRAHRAVEPEPPAIAVRAVREEREADAAAAGQAYTALQTLEDLLKEWGSPRQSWSRTKDVGPAVLRAGGLSQRDLKRTAGYLETSEDIAAFWLELAYAAGLVAADGEADEHYAPTPYFDEWLDLPPARRWAVLATAWLGATRTSGLVGGSDSKDRTLSALGPHLDRTAAPEVRHRVLALLAELSPGSVPEPDSLLARLRWERPLRGAAHENDLRTRIAGWTLDEAELLGVTGRGALTRQGRALLAGQDTALVDMLAELLPPPLDHVLLQADLTAVAPGPLQRPLAERLALLADVESKGGATVYRFTPGSVRRSLDAGYSAEAIHEFLTTHSLTPVPQPLAYLVDDVARRHGHLRVGAASSYVRCEEATVLDEILADRRSETLRLRRLAPTVAASPSEPAVLLDGLRGLGFAPAAEGPGGDVLVRSSARHRTPPRRAPEPVGEGGARPGQTMLAAAVRAIRAGDTAVTTPPPAPPAGLVTPSEPPRSSASETLVTLQNAVLTGESVWIGYIDAEGAADRRLIAPVRVEGGFVTAYDHTAEELRTYPLHRVTGVAELPAPAEGEPTPASGQGGGG, encoded by the coding sequence ATGAGCAGCCCTGCACCAACCGAGGACGGACCGGCCACGCGGCCGGGACCGCGTTCGCTCGCCGAAGCCCTGCGGGTACGTGACGACGCCTCGCTCGTCGCGCTGCTGCGCGCGCGGCCCGATCTGCTCAACCCGGTACCTGTCGACCTGACACAGCTCGCGACCCGTGCCGCAACCCGTGCCTCCGTACTGCGCGCGCTGGAACGGCTCGACCGTTTCGCCCTCCAGACGGCCGAGGCACTCGCCGTCGCCCCCGATCCCGCCCCCTACAGCCTGCTCGAAGGTCTCCTGACCGGCGACGAGGGCGACCCCGTCACCGTGGAGACCCTGCCGCGGACGCTGGCCCTGCTGCGCGAACGCGCCCTCGTCTGGGGCCCGGACGAGCGGCTGCGCCTCGTCCGCACCGCGCGGGAACTCCTCGCCCCGAGCGCGGCCCACCCCTCCCCCACCGGCCTCGGCCCGAGCCTCGCCGAGGCCACCGCCGGGATGTCCCCGGGGCGGCTCCAGGTCATCCTGACCGAGGCCGGACTGGGCTCGACGCACGACTCGGTGACCGCCGTCCAGGCGCTCACCGCGCTCTTCACCGACCCCGCGCGGCTCGGCGCGCTCCTCGACGAGGCCCCCGCCGACGCCGTCGAGGTGCTCGGCCGCCTCGTGTGGGGGCCGCCGTACGGGCAGGTCACCGCGCATCCGGCGACGCACCTGCGCTGGCTCCTGGACCACGGCCTGCTCGTGCCGACCGCGCCGGGGACCGTCGTCCTGCCGCGCGAGGTCGCCCTGCACCTGCGCGGCGGGCGCGCCCACCGCGCCGTCGAGCCCGAGCCGCCGGCGATCGCCGTCCGCGCCGTGCGCGAGGAACGCGAGGCGGACGCGGCGGCGGCCGGGCAGGCGTACACCGCGCTCCAGACGCTCGAGGACCTGCTCAAGGAGTGGGGCTCGCCGCGCCAGTCGTGGTCGCGGACGAAGGACGTCGGCCCGGCCGTGCTCCGCGCGGGCGGCCTGAGCCAGCGCGACCTCAAGCGCACCGCCGGATACCTGGAGACCTCCGAGGACATCGCCGCCTTCTGGCTCGAACTCGCCTACGCGGCAGGGCTCGTCGCCGCCGACGGCGAGGCCGACGAGCACTACGCGCCGACCCCGTACTTCGACGAGTGGCTCGATCTGCCGCCCGCCCGCCGCTGGGCCGTGCTCGCCACCGCGTGGCTCGGCGCGACCCGCACCTCGGGGCTCGTCGGCGGCAGCGACAGCAAGGACCGCACGCTCTCCGCGCTCGGCCCGCACCTCGACCGCACCGCGGCGCCCGAGGTCCGCCACCGCGTCCTCGCGCTCCTCGCGGAACTCTCCCCGGGCAGCGTGCCCGAGCCGGACTCGCTACTCGCCCGGCTGCGCTGGGAGCGCCCGCTGCGCGGCGCCGCGCACGAGAACGACCTGCGGACCCGAATCGCGGGCTGGACGCTCGACGAGGCCGAACTCCTCGGCGTCACCGGGCGCGGGGCCCTGACCCGGCAGGGGCGCGCGCTCCTGGCCGGGCAGGACACGGCGCTCGTCGACATGCTCGCCGAACTGCTGCCCCCGCCGCTGGACCACGTACTCCTCCAGGCCGACCTGACGGCCGTCGCACCGGGTCCGCTCCAGCGCCCCCTCGCCGAACGCCTCGCCCTCCTCGCCGACGTCGAGTCCAAGGGCGGCGCGACCGTCTACCGCTTCACGCCCGGCTCCGTGCGCCGTTCCCTCGACGCGGGCTACTCCGCCGAGGCGATCCACGAGTTCCTCACCACCCACTCCCTCACCCCCGTCCCGCAGCCCCTCGCGTACCTCGTCGACGACGTCGCCCGCCGCCACGGTCATCTCCGCGTCGGCGCCGCCTCCTCGTACGTACGGTGCGAAGAGGCCACCGTGCTCGACGAGATCCTCGCCGACCGGCGCTCGGAGACGCTGCGGCTGCGCCGCCTCGCGCCGACCGTCGCCGCCTCGCCCTCGGAACCCGCCGTGCTCCTCGACGGTCTGCGCGGCCTCGGTTTCGCCCCGGCCGCCGAAGGACCGGGCGGGGACGTCCTCGTACGCTCCAGCGCGCGGCACCGCACTCCGCCGCGCCGCGCCCCGGAGCCGGTCGGCGAGGGCGGCGCACGCCCGGGGCAGACGATGCTCGCGGCGGCCGTACGGGCCATCCGGGCCGGTGACACGGCGGTGACCACCCCTCCGCCGGCGCCCCCGGCCGGGCTCGTCACGCCCTCCGAACCGCCCCGCAGCTCCGCCTCCGAAACCCTCGTCACCCTCCAGAACGCCGTCCTCACGGGCGAGTCCGTCTGGATCGGCTACATCGACGCGGAAGGCGCCGCCGACCGCCGTCTCATCGCCCCGGTCCGGGTCGAGGGCGGCTTCGTCACCGCCTACGACCACACCGCCGAGGAACTCCGCACCTACCCGCTGCACCGCGTCACCGGCGTCGCCGAACTCCCCGCCCCGGCGGAGGGCGAACCGACACCGGCCTCGGGGCAGGGCGGGGGCGGCTGA
- a CDS encoding VanZ family protein has translation MVVRRSWGRALLLGLTMVVAFLLLVAFSAVLAKLTLTPSPASDGLAGSNLHPGHSLRQYAEEYTFLAACKQVGGNLLLGAPFGVLLPLLVPRRMRLVRVFVVTLLVMSLVELAQGAVIEGRAFDVDDVILNTAGALLGYAFLGRRLSRSLRRRTDPRPSRVRRIRKRTGPRPETAPRPETVPGPQAPAKPAAGPAVPGRLARLRASTARVLPTRRGAEAEPKPKTGLSGPAA, from the coding sequence GTGGTGGTGCGCAGGTCCTGGGGCCGGGCACTGCTGCTCGGACTGACGATGGTGGTGGCGTTCCTGCTGCTCGTGGCGTTCTCGGCGGTGCTCGCGAAGCTGACGCTCACCCCCTCGCCCGCCTCGGACGGCCTCGCGGGCTCGAACCTGCATCCGGGGCACTCGCTGCGGCAGTACGCGGAGGAGTACACGTTCCTCGCGGCCTGCAAGCAGGTCGGCGGGAACCTGCTGCTCGGTGCCCCCTTCGGGGTCCTGCTGCCGCTCCTCGTACCGCGCAGGATGCGCCTGGTGCGGGTGTTCGTCGTGACCCTGCTCGTCATGTCGCTCGTCGAGCTGGCGCAGGGGGCGGTGATCGAGGGCCGGGCCTTCGACGTGGACGACGTCATCCTGAACACGGCGGGGGCGCTGCTCGGGTACGCGTTCCTCGGCCGCCGCCTGTCCCGCTCGCTGCGTCGCCGCACGGACCCCCGCCCGTCCCGCGTCCGCCGCATCCGGAAGCGGACCGGCCCGCGACCGGAGACCGCCCCACGGCCGGAGACCGTCCCGGGGCCCCAGGCCCCGGCGAAGCCTGCGGCGGGTCCTGCCGTCCCGGGGCGGCTCGCCCGCCTGCGCGCGTCGACGGCCCGCGTCCTGCCCACCCGCCGCGGCGCAGAGGCGGAGCCGAAGCCGAAGACGGGACTCTCCGGCCCCGCGGCCTGA